A region of Vigna radiata var. radiata cultivar VC1973A chromosome 6, Vradiata_ver6, whole genome shotgun sequence DNA encodes the following proteins:
- the LOC106764432 gene encoding patatin-like protein 2: MERSXSSVEQIQPPTYGNLVTILSIDGGGIRGIIPATIIHFLESQLQELDGPEARLADYFDVISGTSTGGLVTAMLTAPDSNNRPLFAAKDIKPFYLEHSPKIFPQHSGLGGTIIANLVRSLGGPKYDGKYLRQVVREKLGEIRLHETLTNVVIPTFDIKSMQPIIFSSYQMKMSPFMDAKLSDICISTSAAPTYLPAHNFKNQDSEGKIHEFNLIDGGVCANNPTLVAMNEVTKQIIKQNSDFFAIKPTEYNRFLIISIGTGTAKNEEKFNAQIASKWGLLDWLTYDGSTPLTDVFSQSSADMVDFHLSAVTQALQSQDNYLRIQDDTLTGTDSSVDIATKENLEKLSEIGENLLKKPVSRVNLENGLFEPLKNGETNQEALKRFAKILSQERRLREMRSPHTKKPF; the protein is encoded by the exons ATGGAGAGATCAGANTCATCCGTTGAACAAATTCAGCCTCCAACTTATGGAAACTTAGTCACCATTCTCAGCATCGATGGTGGTGGCATCAGGGGCATCATCCCTGCCACCATTATTCATTTCCTTGAGTCTCAGCttcag GAGTTGGATGGCCCAGAGGCAAGACTTGCAGATTATTTTGATGTGATATCAGGAACAAGCACGGGAGGTCTTGTAACAGCTATGCTAACTGCTCCAGACAGCAACAATCGACCACTTTTTGCTGCCAAAGACATCAAACCCTTTTACTTGGAACACAGTCCTAAAATTTTCCCACAACACAG TGGCCTTGGTGGGACTATAATAGCAAACTTAGTAAGATCTTTGGGAGGACCCAAATACGATGGGAAATACCTTCGTCAGGTGGTGAGAGAGAAACTTGGAGAGATTCGGTTGCATGAAACTCTCACCAACGTTGTCATTCCCACCTTCGACATCAAGTCTATGCAACCCATTATTTTTTCGTCCTATCAG ATGAAGATGTCTCCTTTCATGGACGCTAAACTCTCAGACATATGCATAAGCACCTCCGCTGCACCTACTTATCTGCCTGCACACAATTTCAAGAACCAAGATTCTGAAGGGAAGATACACGAATTTAACCTCATTGACGGTGGCGTTTGTGCAAATAATCCG ACCTTAGTTGCCATGAACGAAGTTACAAAGCAAATCATTAAGCAAAACTCTGATTTCTTTGCCATCAAGCCTACGGAATATAATCGGTTCCTGATAATTTCAATAGGCACTGGGACAGcaaaaaatgaggaaaaattCAATGCTCAAATTGCAAGCAAATGGGGTTTGTTGGATTGGCTAACCTACGATGGCAGCACTCCCTTAACAGACGTTTTCAGTCAGTCCAGTGCAGATATGGTTGACTTCCATTTATCTGCTGTCACTCAAGCACTTCAGTCACAAGATAATTACCTTCGAATTCAG GATGACACATTGACCGGAACAGATTCTTCAGTTGACATTGCTACGAAGGAGAACCTGGAGAAGCTTAGCGAAATCGGTGAAAATCTGTTGAAGAAACCAGTCTCTAGGGTGAACTTAGAGAATGGTCTCTTTGAGCCACTCAAAAACGGGGAAACAAATCAAGAAGCTCTTAAAAG GTTTGCAAAAATACTGTCGCAAGAGAGAAGGCTCCGTGAAATGAGATCCCCACACACTAAGAAGCCCTTCTAG
- the LOC106764912 gene encoding patatin-like protein 2 isoform X1 → MEATQKSDDGHLITVLSIDGGGIRGIIPGVLLAFLESELQKLDGADARLADYFDVIAGTSTGGLVTAMLTAPNKDNRPLYAAQDIKKFYLKHSPNIFPHSWNIFATVRKLGRTLTGPKYDGKYLHKLIREELGDTKLEQTLTNVVIPAFDIKHLQPTIFSTCQVEKRPELNGLLSDICISTSAAPTYLPAHYFETTTPEDRVEFDLIDGGVVANNPALVGMAEVSNKIFTERLYEKFDVKPMQYSKFLVISLGTGSQQPKKKYSAAEASSWNALNWVSSSGRSPIIDVFTEASSDMVDFHIYSVFLAHNAEENYLRIQEDTLTGELSSVDIATEKNLNGLVQVGEALLKKPVSKINLRTGIHEPVKSGETNAEALKRFAERLSKQRRFRKSLKSKYDEKISKRKG, encoded by the exons ATGGAAGCAACTCAAAAAAGTGACGATGGACACCTGATTACTGTGCTGAGTATCGATGGTGGTGGCATTCGGGGAATCATTCCAGGAGttttacttgctttccttgaaTCAGAACTTCAG AAGCTGGATGGTGCTGATGCAAGACTAGCAGATTACTTTGATGTGATCGCAGGAACAAGCACCGGTGGATTAGTCACTGCAATGCTCACTGCTCCAAATAAAGATAACCGACCCTTGTATGCAGCCCAAGATATTAAGAAGTTCTACCTTAAGCATTCCCCAAATATCTTCCCACA TTCCTGGAATATATTCGCAACGGTGAGGAAGTTGGGAAGAACTCTGACTGGACCAAAGTACGACGGCAAGTATTTACACAAGCTCATCAGGGAAGAACTAGGGGACACAAAATTGGAACAAACATTAACCAATGTCGTTATCCCAGCATTTgacatcaaacaccttcaaCCCACCATCTTTTCCACATGCCAG GTGGAGAAGAGGCCAGAATTGAATGGGTTGTTGTCTGATATATGCATTTCAACTTCAGCAGCTCCAACCTATCTTCCTGCACATTACTTCGAAACCACAACCCCCGAAGATCGTGTGGAATTCGACCTTATAGATGGTGGTGTAGTAGCAAATAACCCG GCACTGGTGGGGATGGCAGAAGTTTCGAACAAAATCTTCACTGAACGTTTATATGAAAAATTCGATGTGAAACCGATGCAATACAGTAAGTTTTTGGTGATATCATTGGGAACAGGTTCTCAGCAACCTAAAAAGAAATACAGTGCTGCTGAGGCATCTTCATGGAACGCGTTGAACTGGGTTTCCTCCTCCGGTCGCAGTCCTATAATCGATGTCTTCACTGAAGCTAGTTCTGACATGGTTGATTTCCACATCTACTCCGTTTTCCTAGCACACAATGCTGAAGAAAACTACCTCCGAATCCAG GAAGATACTTTAACTGGGGAATTGTCTTCGGTTGACATTGCCACGGAGAAGAATTTGAATGGCCTCGTCCAAGTTGGGGAAGCATTGTTAAAGAAACCAGTTTCAAAGATTAACTTGAGGACTGGTATTCATGAACCTGTTAAGTCTGGCGAAACAAATGCAGAGGCCTTGAAGAG gtttgCGGAACGACTATCCAAACAAAGGAGATTTCGTAAATCTCTAAAGTCTAAGTACGATGAGAAAATTTCAAAGAGGAAGGGATGA
- the LOC106764912 gene encoding patatin-like protein 2 isoform X2, which yields MEATQKSDDGHLITVLSIDGGGIRGIIPGVLLAFLESELQKLDGADARLADYFDVIAGTSTGGLVTAMLTAPNKDNRPLYAAQDIKKFYLKHSPNIFPQHRKLGRTLTGPKYDGKYLHKLIREELGDTKLEQTLTNVVIPAFDIKHLQPTIFSTCQVEKRPELNGLLSDICISTSAAPTYLPAHYFETTTPEDRVEFDLIDGGVVANNPALVGMAEVSNKIFTERLYEKFDVKPMQYSKFLVISLGTGSQQPKKKYSAAEASSWNALNWVSSSGRSPIIDVFTEASSDMVDFHIYSVFLAHNAEENYLRIQEDTLTGELSSVDIATEKNLNGLVQVGEALLKKPVSKINLRTGIHEPVKSGETNAEALKRFAERLSKQRRFRKSLKSKYDEKISKRKG from the exons ATGGAAGCAACTCAAAAAAGTGACGATGGACACCTGATTACTGTGCTGAGTATCGATGGTGGTGGCATTCGGGGAATCATTCCAGGAGttttacttgctttccttgaaTCAGAACTTCAG AAGCTGGATGGTGCTGATGCAAGACTAGCAGATTACTTTGATGTGATCGCAGGAACAAGCACCGGTGGATTAGTCACTGCAATGCTCACTGCTCCAAATAAAGATAACCGACCCTTGTATGCAGCCCAAGATATTAAGAAGTTCTACCTTAAGCATTCCCCAAATATCTTCCCACAGCATAG GAAGTTGGGAAGAACTCTGACTGGACCAAAGTACGACGGCAAGTATTTACACAAGCTCATCAGGGAAGAACTAGGGGACACAAAATTGGAACAAACATTAACCAATGTCGTTATCCCAGCATTTgacatcaaacaccttcaaCCCACCATCTTTTCCACATGCCAG GTGGAGAAGAGGCCAGAATTGAATGGGTTGTTGTCTGATATATGCATTTCAACTTCAGCAGCTCCAACCTATCTTCCTGCACATTACTTCGAAACCACAACCCCCGAAGATCGTGTGGAATTCGACCTTATAGATGGTGGTGTAGTAGCAAATAACCCG GCACTGGTGGGGATGGCAGAAGTTTCGAACAAAATCTTCACTGAACGTTTATATGAAAAATTCGATGTGAAACCGATGCAATACAGTAAGTTTTTGGTGATATCATTGGGAACAGGTTCTCAGCAACCTAAAAAGAAATACAGTGCTGCTGAGGCATCTTCATGGAACGCGTTGAACTGGGTTTCCTCCTCCGGTCGCAGTCCTATAATCGATGTCTTCACTGAAGCTAGTTCTGACATGGTTGATTTCCACATCTACTCCGTTTTCCTAGCACACAATGCTGAAGAAAACTACCTCCGAATCCAG GAAGATACTTTAACTGGGGAATTGTCTTCGGTTGACATTGCCACGGAGAAGAATTTGAATGGCCTCGTCCAAGTTGGGGAAGCATTGTTAAAGAAACCAGTTTCAAAGATTAACTTGAGGACTGGTATTCATGAACCTGTTAAGTCTGGCGAAACAAATGCAGAGGCCTTGAAGAG gtttgCGGAACGACTATCCAAACAAAGGAGATTTCGTAAATCTCTAAAGTCTAAGTACGATGAGAAAATTTCAAAGAGGAAGGGATGA